Proteins encoded within one genomic window of Prochlorococcus marinus str. MIT 9515:
- the mreC gene encoding rod shape-determining protein MreC, whose protein sequence is MVDIRRISTNRWWHKKKNWVLFIFLLFLIFVRISRGSLYKDLYFLISKPFWPGQFQREVLTKSVEQESFVRLKQLEKDNKRLREILSLQRLSDSETISATVISRKTGSWWRQIILNKGSKDGVEVGSFVVGPGGLLGRVNNTSLFTSSVTLLTSPESKVGIWVERIQSHGLLVGLGNDHPKVIFYNKEVDIEVGDFVLSSPASTLLPPNIPIGIIQSVDAEFKAQKTANLLLLGKPQAIDWVQIVKVKI, encoded by the coding sequence ATGGTAGATATTCGAAGAATATCAACTAATCGTTGGTGGCATAAAAAGAAGAATTGGGTTTTATTTATATTTTTATTGTTTTTGATTTTTGTGAGAATATCCAGAGGATCTCTATATAAAGACCTTTATTTTTTAATTTCAAAACCGTTTTGGCCAGGCCAATTTCAAAGAGAGGTTTTAACTAAAAGTGTTGAACAAGAGTCTTTTGTAAGGTTAAAACAGCTAGAGAAAGATAATAAAAGATTACGTGAAATTTTATCACTACAAAGATTATCTGACTCTGAAACTATTTCAGCAACTGTTATTTCAAGAAAAACAGGGAGCTGGTGGAGGCAAATTATTTTAAATAAAGGTTCCAAAGACGGAGTAGAAGTTGGGAGTTTTGTTGTTGGCCCTGGAGGATTATTAGGAAGAGTGAATAATACTTCTTTATTTACTTCGTCTGTCACATTATTAACTTCTCCTGAGAGTAAAGTGGGGATTTGGGTTGAAAGAATTCAGAGCCATGGGTTACTAGTGGGCTTAGGAAATGATCATCCAAAAGTAATTTTTTATAATAAGGAGGTTGATATTGAAGTGGGCGATTTTGTTTTATCATCCCCCGCCAGCACTTTATTGCCTCCAAATATTCCTATAGGTATTATTCAATCTGTTGATGCGGAATTCAAAGCACAAAAAACTGCAAATCTTTTGCTTTTAGGAAAACCTCAAGCAATAGATTGGGTTCAAATCGTAAAAGTTAAAATTTAA
- a CDS encoding rod shape-determining protein produces the protein MIFNRFKFSRDIGIDLGTANTLIHVSGKGVVLQEPSVVAMDLEEGVPLAVGEEAKLMLGRTPGNIRAVRPLRDGVIADFDAAEQMIKTFIQKCNEGRGLLAPRIVIGIPSGVTSVERRAVREAGLAGAREVHLIDEPVAAAIGASLPVTEPIGTMIVDIGGGTTEVAVLSLGGTVLSESVRIAGDELNESIAIYLKKVHNLVVGERTAEDIKIKIGSAFPDDEFDTTSIEVRGLHLLSGLPRSITLTSGEIREAMSEPLSKIVEAVKRTLERTPPELAADIVDRGIMLAGGGALVRGVSDLLSHETGIFTHIAENPLLCVVNGCGLVLDDFKKLKRVVDTPDFIRNAIRD, from the coding sequence GTGATTTTTAACAGATTTAAATTTTCTAGGGATATCGGTATTGATTTGGGTACTGCTAATACTCTTATTCATGTATCAGGTAAGGGTGTCGTTTTACAAGAACCTTCAGTTGTAGCGATGGATCTTGAAGAGGGAGTTCCTCTGGCAGTAGGTGAAGAAGCAAAATTAATGCTCGGAAGAACACCAGGAAATATAAGAGCCGTGAGACCTTTAAGAGATGGAGTTATCGCAGATTTTGATGCGGCGGAACAAATGATAAAAACTTTTATTCAAAAATGCAATGAAGGGAGGGGGCTTTTAGCTCCAAGAATAGTCATTGGTATCCCTAGTGGAGTTACTAGTGTCGAACGAAGAGCAGTTAGAGAAGCTGGCTTGGCTGGAGCTAGGGAGGTACATTTGATTGATGAACCAGTAGCTGCTGCAATAGGAGCTTCATTACCAGTAACGGAACCTATTGGGACTATGATTGTTGATATAGGAGGGGGAACTACTGAAGTAGCAGTTCTAAGTCTAGGTGGAACGGTTTTAAGCGAATCTGTAAGAATAGCTGGTGATGAACTTAATGAATCAATAGCAATTTATCTTAAAAAAGTACATAACTTAGTCGTCGGAGAGAGAACTGCTGAAGATATAAAAATAAAAATTGGATCAGCATTTCCAGATGACGAATTTGATACTACCTCTATAGAAGTAAGAGGTTTACATCTTTTATCTGGGTTACCAAGATCTATCACCTTAACCTCAGGAGAAATTCGAGAGGCAATGTCTGAACCTCTTAGTAAGATTGTTGAAGCTGTAAAAAGAACTTTGGAGCGAACCCCTCCTGAATTAGCTGCAGATATAGTTGATAGAGGAATTATGCTTGCTGGAGGTGGAGCCCTTGTAAGAGGTGTTAGTGATTTACTAAGTCATGAAACTGGGATTTTTACGCACATAGCAGAAAATCCATTACTTTGCGTTGTTAACGGTTGTGGATTGGTACTAGACGATTTCAAAAAACTCAAAAGAGTTGTTGATACTCCTGATTTTATAAGGAATGCGATCAGAGATTGA
- a CDS encoding single-stranded DNA-binding protein has product MEINTINLVGRAGREPDVRYFESGSTVANFTLAVNRLSKGDEPDWFNLEIWGKQAQIAADYVKKGSLIGITGSFKIDSWKDKNSGEDRFKPVVRVDRLNLLSSRKETDNSNFTNNNNSGDIPF; this is encoded by the coding sequence ATGGAAATTAACACTATAAATTTGGTTGGCAGAGCCGGAAGAGAACCAGATGTAAGATATTTTGAGTCAGGGAGCACAGTAGCTAACTTCACCCTAGCAGTTAACAGATTAAGTAAAGGTGATGAACCTGACTGGTTCAATCTAGAAATATGGGGTAAACAAGCACAAATAGCTGCTGACTATGTAAAAAAAGGTTCCTTGATTGGTATTACAGGAAGTTTTAAAATTGATAGTTGGAAAGATAAAAATTCAGGTGAAGATAGATTTAAACCTGTAGTAAGGGTGGATAGATTAAATTTATTAAGTTCTAGGAAAGAGACAGATAATAGTAATTTTACAAATAATAATAACTCTGGAGATATTCCTTTTTAA
- a CDS encoding DedA family protein, giving the protein MSLIFINLLTSIPEYISKAVETNSLIAYLTIGLAMFLENIIPPIPSEIIMPLGGFFVFQQKLNFYLLVFWGLLGTILGSIPWYYLGKLANEKRISNFLDKRGKYLGITSNDLIKSKKWFDKYGVSLVFWGRLIPGIRTLISVPAGMELMPLRKFLIWTSLGSLIWVALLTYAGFVFGENYQIIETYLDQIKYILKPILILIIVYLLIKFFMRLYKKNIS; this is encoded by the coding sequence TTGAGTTTAATTTTTATTAATTTACTCACTTCCATTCCTGAATATATCAGTAAGGCTGTAGAAACAAACTCATTAATTGCTTACCTTACGATAGGTTTAGCGATGTTTTTGGAGAATATCATTCCTCCGATTCCCTCGGAAATAATAATGCCTTTAGGTGGATTTTTTGTTTTCCAACAAAAATTAAATTTTTATCTTTTGGTTTTTTGGGGCTTATTAGGGACGATATTAGGTTCTATCCCTTGGTATTATTTGGGTAAATTAGCAAATGAAAAGAGAATTTCAAACTTTTTAGATAAAAGAGGAAAATATTTAGGAATAACATCTAATGATCTTATTAAAAGTAAAAAATGGTTTGATAAATATGGAGTTTCATTAGTTTTTTGGGGTAGATTGATTCCCGGGATAAGAACATTAATTTCAGTTCCTGCTGGAATGGAACTGATGCCTCTTAGAAAATTCTTAATTTGGACGAGCTTAGGAAGTTTGATATGGGTTGCATTATTAACTTATGCAGGATTTGTATTTGGTGAAAATTATCAAATTATTGAAACTTATTTAGATCAAATTAAATATATTTTAAAACCTATCCTAATTCTGATAATTGTTTATTTGTTAATAAAATTTTTTATGAGACTTTATAAAAAAAATATATCTTAA
- the ahcY gene encoding adenosylhomocysteinase, whose translation MVIANSIKTSIPNYVITDISLSDFGRKEIKIAETEMPGLMALREKHHSDKPLKGAKIAGSLHMTIQTAVLIETLVELGAQVKWASCNIFSTQDHAAAAIAEQGIAVYAKKGESLDEYWQYTHYILDWGTDSPNMILDDGGDATGLLILGSKAEKDLSVLDNPSNEEEIALFKSIKAKLLEDSNFYSRIKGNIIGVTEETTTGVARLYQLQKQNALPFPAINVNDSVTKSKFDNLYGCRESLVDSIKRATDVMIAGKVALVIGFGDVGKGSAQSLRGLGAIVKVAEVDPICALQAAMEGFSVVTLEDVVEDIDIFVTATGNYQVITNDNLVRMKDEAIVCNIGHFDNEIDVASLKDYPWENIKPQVDHITLPSGNKIILLAEGRLVNLGCATGHPSFVMSNSFTNQVLAQIELFNKSEEYSKEVYVLPKHLDEMVARLHLDKIGAKLTKLTKEQADYINVSVEGPYKPELYRY comes from the coding sequence ATGGTTATTGCTAACTCGATTAAAACATCTATACCAAACTACGTTATTACAGATATTTCTCTATCTGATTTCGGACGTAAAGAGATTAAAATTGCTGAAACTGAAATGCCTGGATTAATGGCACTAAGAGAGAAGCATCATTCTGATAAGCCTCTCAAAGGTGCAAAAATAGCAGGTAGTTTGCATATGACTATTCAAACTGCTGTTTTGATTGAGACGCTTGTTGAACTTGGTGCACAAGTCAAATGGGCCTCATGTAATATTTTTTCAACCCAAGATCATGCTGCTGCAGCTATTGCAGAACAAGGAATTGCCGTTTATGCAAAAAAAGGTGAGAGCTTAGATGAATATTGGCAATACACACACTACATTTTAGATTGGGGTACAGATTCTCCCAACATGATCTTGGATGATGGTGGAGATGCAACAGGTTTATTAATACTAGGTAGCAAAGCAGAAAAAGATTTGTCAGTTTTAGATAATCCTAGTAATGAAGAGGAAATAGCTTTGTTTAAATCAATCAAGGCTAAATTGCTAGAGGATAGTAATTTTTATTCTCGTATTAAGGGAAATATTATTGGGGTAACTGAAGAAACTACGACAGGTGTTGCAAGATTGTATCAATTGCAAAAACAAAATGCATTACCATTTCCAGCTATAAACGTAAATGATTCAGTTACTAAGAGTAAATTTGATAATTTATATGGCTGTAGAGAATCTCTAGTTGACAGCATAAAGCGTGCTACAGATGTAATGATTGCAGGAAAAGTTGCTTTAGTCATTGGTTTTGGTGATGTTGGAAAAGGTTCTGCTCAATCATTAAGAGGACTTGGAGCAATAGTTAAAGTTGCGGAGGTAGACCCAATATGTGCTCTTCAAGCAGCTATGGAGGGATTTAGCGTTGTAACATTAGAGGATGTTGTTGAAGATATAGATATATTTGTTACTGCTACTGGTAATTATCAAGTTATAACTAACGATAATCTCGTAAGGATGAAGGATGAGGCGATAGTTTGCAATATTGGACATTTTGATAACGAAATTGATGTTGCTTCCTTAAAAGATTACCCATGGGAAAATATTAAGCCTCAAGTCGATCATATTACTTTGCCAAGTGGGAATAAAATTATTCTTTTAGCGGAGGGAAGACTTGTTAATTTAGGTTGTGCAACAGGCCATCCAAGTTTCGTTATGAGTAATTCTTTTACTAATCAAGTATTGGCTCAAATCGAACTCTTCAATAAGTCAGAAGAATATTCAAAAGAAGTCTATGTATTGCCAAAACATTTAGACGAAATGGTTGCTAGATTACATTTAGATAAAATTGGTGCCAAGTTAACAAAATTAACTAAGGAGCAAGCTGACTATATCAATGTTTCTGTTGAAGGACCTTATAAACCAGAACTATATAGATACTAA
- the tsaE gene encoding tRNA (adenosine(37)-N6)-threonylcarbamoyltransferase complex ATPase subunit type 1 TsaE, with translation MFIGNLIETIQLGKKFAQELNPKSIILLQGPLGAGKTSFVQGIADGLCIKEDITSPTFALSHHYNSGITPLIHLDLYRLENKFMAKELFISEEEEAIQNEAIMVIEWPELIEPVLDNFWKIEISYAPNFGRNYKIWDPKNSLTFE, from the coding sequence GTGTTTATTGGGAATTTAATAGAGACAATTCAATTAGGAAAAAAATTCGCTCAAGAATTAAATCCAAAATCAATTATTTTATTACAAGGTCCTCTTGGAGCAGGAAAAACTTCTTTTGTCCAAGGTATCGCAGATGGGCTTTGCATTAAGGAGGATATTACAAGTCCAACCTTTGCTTTATCGCATCATTATAACTCGGGAATAACTCCACTAATTCACTTAGATTTATATAGGCTAGAAAATAAATTTATGGCAAAAGAATTATTTATATCCGAAGAAGAAGAGGCTATACAAAATGAAGCAATAATGGTTATTGAATGGCCAGAGTTGATAGAGCCAGTTCTGGATAATTTCTGGAAAATAGAAATAAGTTACGCTCCAAATTTTGGGAGAAATTATAAAATCTGGGATCCTAAAAATTCATTAACCTTTGAATAA
- a CDS encoding carbohydrate kinase family protein, with the protein MKKTKVVCIGEALIDRIKNNSNQEFTDFLGGAPANVVCALRKLQINSAFIGRIGNDEFGKKFIEKFKELEVNTNFLQLDNNLPTRIVKVNRDSNGDRYFSGFDTSLNTVFADEALAINEIKKDVESLEKLFLETKYIVCGTIILSSLISTESIQFLLNLANKFHVKIVIDLNWREVFWDFASDSSETSKKERVYLIRNFLNHAHILKLAKEEAILFFKTDNPLEISKTMLNHPDVIITDGANPIKWFINSMQGNTKVINSSKIIDTTGAGDAFLAGLISQLLSFDYPSNESEIQNCVRFAGVCGLITCLGEGAIEQQPDYSKVNEFLGSQIL; encoded by the coding sequence ATGAAAAAAACAAAGGTTGTTTGCATTGGAGAGGCTTTAATAGACAGAATCAAGAATAATTCAAATCAAGAATTTACAGATTTTTTGGGAGGAGCCCCTGCAAATGTTGTTTGCGCATTAAGAAAATTACAAATAAACTCAGCATTTATTGGACGTATAGGAAATGATGAATTTGGTAAAAAATTTATTGAAAAATTTAAAGAATTAGAAGTCAATACCAATTTTTTGCAATTGGATAATAATTTACCTACGCGTATTGTCAAGGTAAACAGAGATAGTAATGGAGATCGATACTTTTCTGGTTTTGATACAAGTTTAAATACAGTTTTTGCTGATGAAGCGCTTGCCATTAATGAAATTAAGAAAGATGTTGAAAGTTTAGAAAAACTCTTTTTAGAAACAAAATATATTGTTTGTGGAACGATTATATTATCTTCCTTAATATCAACAGAGTCTATTCAGTTTCTATTAAATCTAGCTAATAAATTTCATGTGAAAATAGTAATTGATTTGAACTGGCGAGAAGTTTTTTGGGATTTTGCAAGTGATTCATCAGAAACTAGTAAAAAGGAGAGAGTTTACTTAATTAGGAATTTTTTAAATCATGCTCATATTTTAAAGTTGGCAAAAGAGGAAGCAATTTTATTTTTTAAAACTGATAATCCTTTGGAAATATCTAAAACAATGTTAAACCATCCTGATGTGATAATTACGGATGGAGCAAATCCCATTAAATGGTTTATTAACAGTATGCAAGGGAATACTAAAGTAATTAATTCATCAAAAATTATTGATACAACCGGAGCAGGCGATGCTTTTTTAGCTGGATTAATTTCACAATTACTTTCGTTTGATTACCCCTCAAATGAATCAGAAATACAAAATTGTGTTAGGTTTGCAGGTGTTTGTGGGTTAATAACTTGTCTTGGTGAGGGCGCGATTGAGCAGCAACCAGATTATTCAAAGGTTAATGAATTTTTAGGATCCCAGATTTTATAA
- a CDS encoding alpha/beta fold hydrolase: protein MAFKSSETWKWKNWDISWASSKPSSSNNLNIVLIHGFGASKWHWRHNQNFLGNIYNCYSIDLLGFGESSQPRALLDYESYKENHIKYSFDLWGSQIATFCNEVIKSPVYLVGNSIGGIVSLKAAEILKENCIGLVLIDCAQRTMDDKRLKRSDVLMNLLRPVIKTLVSKRIISNTLFDRAANPAVIKQILKKAYPSGKNIDEELIEILYHPSQRKNSKEAFRGFINLFDDYLATDLFEKVYAPIQLIWGEKDPWESLNEAKSWKDKYKNIKRLDVIKEVGHCPHDENPEETNNLINQFIQETK from the coding sequence ATGGCTTTTAAATCATCCGAAACTTGGAAATGGAAGAACTGGGATATATCATGGGCCTCATCAAAACCTTCATCTAGTAATAATTTAAATATTGTATTAATCCATGGTTTTGGAGCATCAAAATGGCATTGGAGACATAATCAAAATTTCCTCGGAAATATTTATAATTGCTATTCAATTGATCTATTAGGTTTTGGAGAAAGTAGCCAACCTAGGGCCTTATTAGATTATGAATCTTATAAGGAAAATCATATTAAATATTCTTTTGACCTATGGGGTAGTCAGATAGCTACCTTTTGTAATGAGGTAATAAAATCTCCGGTTTATTTAGTAGGAAACTCAATCGGTGGCATTGTGTCTTTAAAAGCTGCCGAAATTCTGAAAGAAAATTGTATCGGCCTTGTTTTAATTGATTGTGCCCAAAGAACAATGGACGATAAAAGACTTAAAAGAAGCGATGTATTAATGAACTTATTACGTCCGGTAATAAAAACATTAGTGAGTAAAAGAATTATAAGTAACACCCTTTTTGATAGAGCTGCCAATCCAGCAGTAATTAAACAAATCCTTAAAAAAGCGTATCCCTCCGGAAAAAATATAGATGAAGAATTAATAGAAATTTTATATCACCCTTCTCAAAGAAAAAATTCAAAAGAAGCATTTCGTGGATTTATTAATTTATTTGATGATTATCTTGCAACAGACCTATTTGAAAAAGTTTATGCTCCCATTCAGTTGATTTGGGGTGAAAAAGATCCATGGGAATCCTTAAATGAAGCAAAATCTTGGAAAGATAAATATAAAAATATTAAGAGACTTGATGTTATTAAGGAAGTCGGACATTGTCCACATGATGAAAATCCTGAGGAAACTAACAATTTAATAAATCAATTTATTCAAGAAACGAAATAG
- a CDS encoding RpoD/SigA family RNA polymerase sigma factor — translation MSSETLVENKLANISSLKSSNDVDLVRSYLRDIGRVPLLSHEQEITLGRQVQEYMQVERAELEIIELTDNKPSVEELAAKLNLSSSQIKKRLRAGQRAKERMVAANLRLVVSVAKKYTKRNMELLDLIQEGTIGLVRGVEKFDPARGYKFSTYAYWWIRQGITRAIAEKSRAIRLPIHITEMLNKLKKGQRELSQEMSRTPTISELAKYVELPEDDVKDLMCKAGQPVSLETKVGDGEDTVLLDLLAGGEDLPDEQIEMDCMRGDLHSLLHQLPDLQCRVLRMRYGMDGDEPMSLTGIGRVLGISRDRVRNLERDGLRGLRRLSENVEAYFVS, via the coding sequence ATGTCATCCGAAACATTAGTTGAGAATAAATTAGCTAATATATCTTCTCTCAAATCTAGCAACGATGTAGATTTGGTAAGGTCATATTTGAGAGATATTGGAAGAGTTCCACTACTATCACATGAGCAAGAAATAACTCTAGGGAGACAAGTTCAAGAATACATGCAAGTTGAGAGGGCTGAGCTTGAAATCATAGAATTGACAGATAATAAACCCTCAGTTGAAGAATTAGCCGCAAAATTAAATTTATCTTCATCACAAATTAAAAAAAGACTCAGAGCTGGTCAACGTGCGAAAGAAAGAATGGTTGCTGCAAATCTAAGACTTGTTGTTAGTGTTGCCAAAAAATATACTAAGAGAAATATGGAACTACTTGATTTAATTCAAGAAGGAACAATTGGATTGGTAAGGGGGGTAGAAAAATTCGATCCTGCAAGAGGATATAAATTTTCAACTTATGCCTATTGGTGGATTAGGCAAGGAATTACTAGAGCAATTGCGGAAAAAAGTAGAGCTATTAGATTACCTATTCATATCACCGAAATGCTTAATAAGTTAAAAAAAGGGCAACGAGAATTGAGTCAAGAAATGTCAAGAACGCCTACAATTAGCGAACTTGCGAAATATGTTGAATTACCTGAAGATGATGTTAAGGATTTAATGTGCAAAGCGGGCCAGCCAGTGAGTCTCGAAACTAAGGTTGGTGATGGCGAAGATACAGTATTACTAGATTTACTAGCTGGAGGAGAGGATTTGCCTGACGAACAAATTGAGATGGATTGTATGAGAGGTGATCTTCATTCTCTACTTCATCAGCTGCCTGATCTTCAATGTAGAGTTTTAAGAATGAGATATGGAATGGATGGAGATGAACCAATGTCTCTAACTGGTATTGGACGTGTTTTAGGTATCAGTAGAGATAGAGTAAGAAATTTAGAAAGAGATGGTTTGAGAGGTTTACGTAGACTCAGTGAGAATGTTGAAGCCTATTTCGTTTCTTGA